CCTGGAGGCGGCGATCTTCGGTGCCTGCTTCATCGTGGGCCTGGACCGCAAGAGCTTCCATCCGGGGCGCTCCCAGGAAGCCAGCGTCGAAGCCATCATGACTTTCGTGAAGGGCTACCTGGCGCGCTGACGCCCGCCCCTCGGTCCCTGGACCCGGGGACCGAGGATACGGACCAGGAAAACTGTCAGAACCCTCTGAAAGAATGTCGCCATGCGGTTGCTCACCACCAAGATCATGCTCGGCGCGGCCCTGGCCTGCGCCGCGCTCCTGATCCAGACGGTCCTGGCCCCAGAGACGCTGGGCCTGGTCCTCCTGTTGGTGTGCGCGTTCATCGGCTTCGTCTGCGCCATCGCGTCCGTCGCCATCCTGCGCCGCAACAAGGTGCTGCTCGCCGCCGGAATCCTGACCACCGTTGCCGTCACGTTCGCCCTGGCGTACGTCCGTCTCTGGGGGCTGGGATTCTCCGAGGGCTACGACCGGATGCACACCACCGGCCCCGGCGCAGGAAGCGATCTGTACTTCTTCCTGAGTCTCGCCGCAGGACTGCCGGCCGCACTCCTGCTGTTCCTGGGCAGCGTCTGGCCCGTGAAGAAGGCTGGTGTCACCGGACGCAAGCGCCCCACCCGCACGGCGGGCAACCGGAGCGCTCGACCGGCGGCCGGCCGGTCCGGGGGAGGCCGCTCGACGGCGAGGACTGCTGTCAGGCCCGCGGCACCTCGAAGGACACCAGGCGCGCGTCCTGACCGTCCAGCTCCGCCCAGGGCTTCACGCTCTCAAGCACGGTGATCCCGCTGGTGGGGTAATGCTCCGCCATGTCCATGTAGGCGGTCTGATCCGAGTCGCGGTCCGCCAGGAGCAGCGCGAGGTCCTGTACCCCCGGCATGTGGCTGATGATCATCAGGCTCGTCACCGTCTCCGGCACGTGGTTGAGGACCGTGAGCATGCGCCGCCCGGTCGCGGCGTAGAGCCCCGATTCGAGCTTCGGTGTCGGGGCCTTCTCCCCCAGCTCTTCGCACACCCAGGTGCAGGTCTGGCGGGTCCGCACCGCGGTGGAGCACAAGATGAAGTCCGGGACGTTCCCCGATTCCCGCAGCCAGGCCCCGGCCGCCGCCGCATCACGATGCCCACGGGGTTCCAGAGGCCGGTCGTGATCCTGGACCCCCAGAGGCCAGTCCGCCTTGGCGTGACGCATGATGATCAGGCGCTTCACGTGATGCTCGCTCATGGGAAAACACTATCCCCGCGGAGGGTTCTCGTTGGACGTGCGGGGTGGGGCGCCGCGGGCATCCTTCGGCGCCTGCGCTTCAGCCCCGCCGACTTTTGCGGACCGGCTCGCCTCAAGCTGTCAGCGGGGCGGGGCTTCTACGCGACAACGGCGCTCTCCGGATACCCCCGGCACCCCACACACAGACCACCCGTCACGGCCGCAGGCCAGGTCACCCACTCGCTCGCACAGAACCGGCCCCACTCACGGGTGATCCCCCACCAAGCCGGACGCACTCCCTCTGACCGGGAACGAGCAGAAGGACGGGGGTCCCCGACAGCGCCGTTGTTGCGTGAAGGCCCCGCTGCCTCAAGCCCGACAGAAGCCGGAAACCTGAAGTGCAGCGGGGCCGGAGCGCAGGCGCGGAGGGGATCCCCGTCCTTCTCACAGAACCGAAAACGTCAGATGGAGTACTCCGGCGCGGCCCAGACGACCACCTCGGGGTGCTCGTAGAAGCGGTAGCCCTGCCCGCGGACCGTGCGGACCGTGTTGGCCAGGCGGCCCAGCTTCGAGCGGAGACGGCGGATGTGCACGTCAATGGTGCGCTCGTTGGGGACTTCCTCGGCGTTGCGCCACAGGTTCTCCAGGAGCTCCTCGCGGTCCACGGTGCGAGTGCCGTTCTCCACGAGGTAGTTCAGGAGCTCGAACTCCTTGAAGGTCAGGTTCAGGGTGTCGCCGTCGAGGTGGACCTCGCGACGCGCCAGGTCGATCAGCACACCACTGGGGCGCTGATCGGGGACGGCGGCCGGGCGGGGCGCCTCGACGCGCTGGCGGTTGGCGACGGTCGGATCGCCGAAGGTGCTGCGCACGACGTCGAGGGCGGAGCCCGGAGCGCTGGCCGGCGCGACGGCGACGGCGGCGTAGCTCTCAGCCCCCT
This region of Arthrobacter woluwensis genomic DNA includes:
- a CDS encoding SixA phosphatase family protein, which translates into the protein MSEHHVKRLIIMRHAKADWPLGVQDHDRPLEPRGHRDAAAAGAWLRESGNVPDFILCSTAVRTRQTCTWVCEELGEKAPTPKLESGLYAATGRRMLTVLNHVPETVTSLMIISHMPGVQDLALLLADRDSDQTAYMDMAEHYPTSGITVLESVKPWAELDGQDARLVSFEVPRA
- a CDS encoding winged helix family transcriptional regulator, with product MSVASGYVHISLRNANKAPAVRPEFANRPVAAPQQYPAGYNGQFAAPAPAQQPGYPQQGYGQLRAVPQPGAPAVEGHPVTAPTPVIARGANGAPARPAAGTPTVARGFVLYVGIDEETAAASGQSIAKLAQEIRAYAQSLVQGAESYAAVAVAPASAPGSALDVVRSTFGDPTVANRQRVEAPRPAAVPDQRPSGVLIDLARREVHLDGDTLNLTFKEFELLNYLVENGTRTVDREELLENLWRNAEEVPNERTIDVHIRRLRSKLGRLANTVRTVRGQGYRFYEHPEVVVWAAPEYSI